tgggttgaaaaccactgatctagggtaTATAAGCACCACTGTCTTCTGCTGGGGGGTGAATGAGAACTGCTCAGTTCTTTGTGGTTATGTATTATCTGGTGGCTAGTCTACAGCAAGGATAGAAACAGCAACGCTACTACAGTCAATTGAGATTCTTCTTTATCTGGAGTGGTATTTTGAGTGGAATGTTCTATTCCCTTTGTTGCAAACCTGTGGTTTAATGGACCATCATGATATTTATGGGTATGTATATGGCCACAAATTCATGGTTCTCGAATCTTCAAAATGTGCAGTGTAGGTTGCATAAAACCTGCTTACGATCACAAACTGCAACTAGTGGACAAGACACCTAATTTTCAGAACCACGAGtacctgcaactcccattaactccAGCTGCAGTTGTGGGACCTCTGCACTCCTGAAAATCAGAGGCAGTatgttttttgagtgcaggttATTTGGTTTATTTATGGCGGCAGAAGAAGAAATGAAACCTAGATCAACTTTTCTAGACAGTGTTTCCATTGATAAAAATTAATCTGAACCCAAAGGTGGCCCGaaatcatatttaaaaatggAGATCAGCTCTCTCGCGATATGttacaatgaaataaaaaattctTCGGGTCAAGTCTTGTCCCATCCCATGCAGAGAGTGGGAGAGTTTGGGGATGGGTACTGGTCATTCTCCCTCTCAGCAACAGAGCATAACAACTGCAAAGGCCACGGCAGATGTAAAGTTGATGAACTAGCTATGGAGTGTTGGTTTATTTTGCTCCTCTCCAGCCCTTGATTCCCTTGTGATCCTTTCCCCCACATtcctcccagcagcagcctggttTCCCAAGCTCTGCATTGAGTGGAGAATTCAGCCTTCATTGTTTATAATGCTGCAAGGAAGTTACCCAGATTGCACAATACATACACCCAGGGATACTCTCTATCTAGACCATAGCTCAAATATAggcagggtgctgagcactcagcgtCGGAGGGAATCCTTATCTCAGGGTTCTGGAGAGCGTCAAAGCACCTGCAATGTCTCCCTTCCAATGAAGTGTATGTATAGAAACTCCTAATATAGAGAAAAGGTTTGGGTAGATCCTTTCACGGGTCAGGGAACAAAAATCACCCATCTCCTTttctttaggtgcttaactctgaTCACTCTCTGTTTCCGTCTGAGTGCAGCTGATTTGTGGCACCAAAATGCAGGCAATGTTACAGACATCAAGTGGAGCTATGGATTCCATTAGTATTCCAGACCCACCATTATAGATTGGCAAACAGCATCATCCAGCTCTTCCTATGGATACTGTAGGACATAACCATAAAGCCAGCACATCCTTTGGGCAGGCACACAGGGGTGAGGACGAGGAGAGTCACGTGAAATTTTCATAACAAAACCCCCACCAAGTAGTTTGGAGATTTGTTTTGCCTGTTTTGAGGCTTTGTCGCCAGCCTGAAACTTGGGCCTGTTTTGCAGTTGTTTGTGATCTTGGGCTGAGTTTCATGTTGTCGTGGGGCAGCATGTGGCTTTGGGCACAATCCTGGTAAAGCTGAACAGTTTAGGTTGAATTCTGTTTTGAGATTTGGGTTCACTTGATTTGTCATGCAGCTCTAGTTAGGAGACCTAATGCTGTCAAAGCATTTTGAGACCCTTGGATGATATACAAGTGCAAGGGattactactattattattactctTTGTTGTTaattgtcttttttgttgttaggGGCATGCTTTTGGGACCCAGGCCATCCCAGCTCAGtctccagctctgctacagacttcctgcgtGGCCTGGGATAAGTCACTTTAATCTCATGTTCTCCCAAACACCacttgtaaaatgaagataatacttCCTTCTACCCACCCTTTGCCTTTCTTGTTCAGTTCGACGGTAAGTCTTTGGGGTAGAGGGTTATCTCTTTCTTTTTCATTGGGTCCCTGATCTTGACAGTGGCTGCTAGGTCATATggcaatacaaatagtaaataacaaCAGAATCTGTTTTGGTGGGGTCAGGGCCTGGAAAGGCATATGCTTGTTTTAAAGGCATAGGCAACTAGGCCCATATAGTATTTAGCATATATCAAGTCTGGGTTTCAAGTAGTTTTACAGTCATGCTAGTCATGGGTGAAATTTACTCCTTTGTATCATTTTGGGTCCAATTCTCCAATCTGCCCAGATCCCTTTGCTACATAAGTGGCAGAAAGTGAATTTAAAGTGGCCAGAGATTGTCCCTGGAGAATTCCCCCTGTGCAGGGGGAATCACTGCTGGCTTCAAGCTGCTGCCATGACTTTACACCTCCTGCCCCAGaagctgccccctccctgccaaacATAAGGGAGCGGAGAGACAGGGACATGGTGAGTTGTTGCCAGGAGGGGAAGTGTGGCAGAGCAAAGCTCTGCTGCGACCAGTTTGTCACTGGTTTAGAGCCACCTTGCATTAGTGGCATCAGTTAAagctcctcgccccccccccccccgatggtTTAATTTAAGCCAGGGCCAGACAGCTGAGAATCAAGGAACCGTGAGCTCAGGTCCAGTGGAGAATCACTGCCTTTATGTGTAAATGATTAACCCAACACTTGAATGTTCTGTCATGGGCATTTCCTAGGAGAGACTCCATTGCATAGCTCATCTCTTATCTACATCAGTAGCACTTCCAGTAGAGCAGGGCAGAAAATGGGAGGAGAAATAATGGCATGTTCACAatttccccctcatttttcttaacatttttgaaatgttctGACCAGTTCCAGTTTCCACTTAAGAGCACCCCTGTGTGAACGATGGAGTACCAGACCATGAATGGCCAGAAAGCCATGTCATCACATAAAAGGAGCTATTCAGAGTCATAGACTAGGGGCTAACTTCTGCTTTCAGGGTCAGCCTGAGTAAAGATATCAACCTCAGAcgtctgttgacttcagtgtgttgCATGCACAAGACTGAGTACAGCATTTGGTCCACTGCATGCTTCTGAATCTGCCAATAAGAGGGCCCTGTTCTGTAGGCGGCTACTGTAATAGGTGGAACAATTTCCCCCGTTTCACCATCTTGTGAGTTTTTATCACATTGCTATAAAAACAGCATACATAACTGTACTTGATATCTCAATCATAAGCAACTAAACAGGCTATATGTTAAAGAATATGTTATTTGTCTTGTATCTCCTACAAAGTTCTATGAAACTGTACTGGAGTTTAACAGATAGAAATTGAAGGGAAAACATATGGATTGGGGTGGATCTCTTGCTAGAGACATTAGCACTAAATAATCCATTTTGGGTTCCTGGTTAATCCCGGTTGTCTGTAACTAGGCAGTGTGACTAATCCAAAGGTTTTACAGTATGTAGAACATTCATTACTTGCACATTATGGATTTCCACGGAATGCTGAGACTCTCGCTAAGTTTCACACACAGAACAGTACCTAGGAGTACATGATTACTCTAGAAAGTGAGTATCAAGATGGATTCATGCACTGGTCTTTCTGATTTGCAGACAAGGCTGTGCAGAGCTTGCTTTTAACAGCGCGCCTCTGATCTGATCTGATTTTGCTGTCAGTGGTGCATAGTGGTGATTAGGATCAAAACTCCAGTAACATGGTTATGGAGCCCATCTCCATCAGTTGAAGTACAAATGTGTTATAGGGCtgctgaaaatatatatatatgtactcTTTTAATCAATTATTGCAGAAATGGATAATTTGCTGTCACTATCCGTACTTCATAGGTACTGTAGTAACAGCTCACATTAGAGCACTCATGGTGACAAAACAGTTCCACATTGAACCAAAGTTACACGTATTCTCAGGATACCGGTGTGGAGTTGAATTGAACTCGCAGAGTTCTTGGGTCCCAAGTCCTCAAAAGTTCAAGGACCAGGATATGTTATTGGAGGAACTTAAAGCAAGGGACTTCTGGGTAAGAAGTCATTCTCTAGCTCTCCACTAAACCACTCCGAGTCTGGTGTCTCCCTGCCCACATAACAACTGGGTAGCTGGAGTGACATTCAGTTGTGACCCACCATTTTGTGAGTGCCCTCTTTTCCTCCTGATTTATAGAGCCACAAAGCATCTACTCATGAGGAAGTTACTTCCTTGCCTGGAGATGACTTTGTGATAAGCATTTGCAACCTGAGGGGAATGGACAGATCAAACCGTATGTGTGCATGAAGGGTAAAACAGTAAAGAGACAGTCTATCACATGGAGTGCGGTCGACCTAATGCAATGGGAgagttttaaaacagaaaagaaaaaaaaatgaaagctcttTACCATCTAAATGAATTTTACATAGTTgcataaaaggaaaaaacaaaaacaaaaaacccaaagtcACCGTCCACTTCCTCCCACTTTTCAGAAATTAGCACTGGCATCCTAAAATTCACACACAAAGGAAGGTCTCACTTCCTTTGTGCTTCTTTCAATGACATCAACATGCATGGCTATGAGATGAAGAGACAATATCTCACCCATGAGGAGTGACAAAGCAGAATTTTCTTCAAAGTAAAAAATGATAAGAACACAAGACCATCATAGGTGAAAGCTAGTTCTTTCAAAATGCCTCTTTGTGACTAAAGCTCAGTCAGAATCACTCTATTGGTGACCTGTTTCATCTAACACAATACATGCTGAGGGAAGTATTTTGTAACAGGCTGAAGAATGCACACTGTACAGCTGGGCTGGAACCTCTACCAAAATGGTTATGGTGGTATTTTAAGTGTGAGCTGCTTTGAATTTACTGTTTCCATACAGTAAATAAATAGATGATATTCCACAGGTAGAGTAGATTATGGGGTAGAATCATCAGATTGGAGCCCTGTAATTTTATGCTATATGTGAGGATTCTCATAAAACTGAGATAGTCCCATAATTAACCACTAGCCATGGGATATTATAATATATTCCATGGTGACTAGTATTTCTCCCCAAATGTAATTAGTATGAAATTATAATGTTACTCTCATTGGGGTTTTCTTCTATTGCTGACATGAatccatataattaaaaaataagacTACCCTGTTGTGAGATTATCACTCATTGCTGTTTAGTACAAATTTGCCAGAAACGACCAGTATTATCCCTTTTCCAGTCAACCTTTACTACTAAAAAGTTGAAAAAGCTGTAGATCATCAACCCATGCTTTCATGAGGAGCAAATATGTTTTAGCTACTGTAGTTCAAAACTCTTCATAACTCTAAATGCTAAACTCTAGTGTAATATAGAATGGGTTGGTTTGCATGCTATGGAGTTAACATCCTTACATCTATAATTGTCTCCTAGTGAGTCATTTTGTGTTAGTGTCAAGAATTTAAGCTATTTTTCTACTTTGCAGTTAATCATCTGAAAGAGATGGGATTGCCTTGTGAATATGCATGTTGGTGTAGTCGTCCCTCCAATTTAGTAGGCACCTAGTTTCTTTAATCAGATGCACAATACCTGCCATTTAAAAGCAGCTGAAGGGTCACAGctggaaacaaattaaaaaacatctgGCTTTTTCAAATTCTGACCCCGTTGTGTCAGAAATCTCTGTAAGAGCTGCATACTCAGCTCCTGCACTGCTAGGAAGCATTCCGCTCTCAGGTGCCTCCATGATGCACTATAGAGTCCAGCAACATGGCTGTAGAATGCTAAAATTTTCTTCCACTAGATGTAATTGCTCTTCAAAAATATCTTGAACCATGTATTCCCTTGACCAGGACCAAAGTTAAGGCTCCTGGAGTATGATCTCATCCTTAATTTTGCTGAGCAGCCTCCCCTGCGCCATTTGTCCCCGCAACCTAGACTTCACACATGATATTCAATGTGTGGTGGTGGGACTGTAATGGATAAATGTGCTACCCATTGCTCTAAGAAAGCAGTCTGACTGAATCTTAAATCTCTACAAGGTATGGAGGTTAAAGGTCAGATGGACATTCCTCTAAGAGGTTTCCTACCTGCTCTGTTAATTTCTAAAATTTCTTCTTGGGCCAGTGGGCATGTGTCGCTCTGAGTACTGTGGTGTGGAGAGTTTACGACAGATTTACAATAATTGGGGGATCCCAGCTGGGGTGGCCTCGGGATatgcttcttttttttctttggtaGCTTCTGCTTAGCCATAGCTAAGGAGTAATACATTCCGAAATTGTTCACAATGACGGGGACAGGCATGGCAATGGTCAGCACACCTGCAAGAGCACAGAGAGCCCCCACCAGCATGCCTGACCAAGTCTGAGGATACATGTCTCCATAGCCCAGGGTAGTCATGGTGACAACAGCCCACCAAAAGCCGATGGGgatatttttaaagtgtgtatgTTCACTGGCACTAGGATCATTGGGTTTAGCACCTATTCTCTCAGCATAGTAGATCATTGTGGCAAAGATTAAGACGCCCAATGCCAAGAATATGATGAGCAGCAAGAATTCATTTGTGCTGGCACGGAGAGTATGTCCCAGGACTCGCAGCCCCACAAAGTGGCGGGTCAGCTTGAAAATTCGCAGAATTCGCACAAACCGGACTACTCGTAGGAAGCCCAGGACATCCTTAGCAGCTTTGGAAGACAGGCCACTGAGTCCAACCTCCAAATAGAAAGGCAGAATGGCCACAAAGTCAATGATGTTCAAAGAGTTTTTGATAAATTCCACCTTGTTTGGGCAGAAAGTGATTCTCATCAGGAACTCAAATGTAAACCAGACCACACAGACCCCTTCGATATAGGTCAGAAAGGCCTCAGTCTCCGCTTCCCTGTAGTGTCGCACGTGGGTGTCGTTGCCAGTGAATTCAGTCTCTGTTTTGTTCACGATGGGGTTAAATCTCTCGTGGGTCTCGAGGCAGAAGGTGGTGATGGAGACCAGAATGAAGAAGAGGGAGGCGAATGCCACGTACTGTTGAAGAAAAGTCACAAGAGAAATGTTAAACGGTAGATAAGGTACTAGGGATTTATTTCTGAAACACATACAGAAAGCTGTTGGATTATGACAACTGAAGGTGTTAACAGCTGTAGTGCCTTCTACCTGTAGATTTAAGACATCATGCTTCATCTGCAAAGACAATCATTCAATCAGGCTCTGATTCcttaaagcacttaagcatatgcttacatttaagcatgcacttaagtctcattgacttgtATGgaacttaaagttaagcacatgcttaaatgctgccCCAAACAGGGATGCCTTCCTGAATTGGGTCTCAGTGACTGCTGAAGTTACTGATGGAAAAGACCCACTAGCTCTCAGAATCCACTTGCTCTAAAGTGCAAGATGTACAGTGGCTGCCataaaaaagtcaacatttattaACAGTTACCACTGTCTTTTGTGTGAGGTGTAacagttatttcctattctaagtTTAAGGAGCAATTGTGGCATTCCAGATCTCACTGTGTGGTAGCTGCTGCTAAATGTTGACATTAACGGTGGCTTCTGCAGGTCCCCAAAAGAGGGCAGTGTCTGCTATTACAGAATGATGGGCAGCAATTTTCCATTTGTTTGTGCTGAAGATACACGGCCTCACCAGAGCCAGCAAAACATGCAGAGGACTGGCCACAAGTCACACTAACACCTCCTATTGTAAGAGTCTCCACAATTAAACCCCTCAGCCATCTTTTccaaacctttcccagaaagagagagaaatacagggccagattctcagctggtatgaatTGGCACaatttcattggcttcagtggagtggcGTCCAGTTACATTGGCTAAGGATCTGGTTCATTACCTTGTTTCCCGTCAGAATGTGAGCATGCATTCGAAAACCAGATCATTTTTTTCCAAGCTGCTACATGGTTTCTTGTTTAATCATGTCACAGTGAAGGTGGGAACGTCCTCCCAAGGCCCTGGGAGAGTTTGAATATTTGTTTTATCCACTTTTGCTCTCTCTTATCCCAGCTTTATCACTGGATgtactcctgatttatgccagtgtaactgagTAGAGGATGAGACCCAAAATGTACAACTCTCAATAACTCCACTTTCTCTGCCTAATCCCCATCAGGCATTTTAATTGAGCAATTAAATAAATCAATACAAaacaccctttccccaccccaagaATCTGTATGCATCTAATAATGTTCTTTGTATGTCAGTAATGGAAGCATCTCTTTGTAGATGCTGGAGATCTGTCTTCCTCAAGTTCAAGGTGTCTACATGTAGTGACCCCTTGACTAAGCAAGACACACAGGATACTTTCAACTGTGCCCGAAAGGACATATGCAACTGTATCAGTTTAAGAGCTATCCAAAGAAAATGTAATGTCCTTGGATTACTTTTATCAAGCAATGTAATCAAAATAGGAATTCAGTggggttggtttggtttgtttatcGGATACCTGACCAATACCACAGGGTCAGCTAAAAGAAATAGCTGCCAAAGgaatatacctttaaaaatagtATCTGTGTCATTCTACAAGGCTAGCCTACAATCAACTACTGTGTATTCTTAGTGTGTAGCTAGTACAAAATTACACTTGACCTTCACGGTTAGTAAACAAAGTGAAAAGCAAATATTTGACTTGTCTCTACGTACTTCTTGGTATAGAGAGCAAACTGAACTGTTTGCAGAGGGATAGGGGCCAAGCTAGCTTGTGCTGGGATTTTCTGCACTCC
The nucleotide sequence above comes from Caretta caretta isolate rCarCar2 chromosome 6, rCarCar1.hap1, whole genome shotgun sequence. Encoded proteins:
- the KCNC1 gene encoding voltage-gated potassium channel KCNC1 isoform X3; amino-acid sequence: MGQGDESDRIVINVGGTRHQTYRSTLRTLPGTRLAWIAEPDAHSHFDYDPRTDEFFFDRHPGVFAHILNYYRTGKLHCPADVCGPLYEEELAFWGIDETDVEPCCWMTYRQHRDAEEALDSFGGAPLDSSADDGDADGTGDSGDGEEELEMTKRLALSDSPDGRSGGFWRRWQPRIWALFEDPYSSRYARYVAFASLFFILVSITTFCLETHERFNPIVNKTETEFTGNDTHVRHYREAETEAFLTYIEGVCVVWFTFEFLMRITFCPNKVEFIKNSLNIIDFVAILPFYLEVGLSGLSSKAAKDVLGFLRVVRFVRILRIFKLTRHFVGLRVLGHTLRASTNEFLLLIIFLALGVLIFATMIYYAERIGAKPNDPSASEHTHFKNIPIGFWWAVVTMTTLGYGDMYPQTWSGMLVGALCALAGVLTIAMPVPVIVNNFGMYYSLAMAKQKLPKKKKKHIPRPPQLGSPNYCKSVVNSPHHSTQSDTCPLAQEEILEINRAGYEMSRSLNNIAGISGKAIGLSSVSAPYSSPSPVRRSWSPIPSIL
- the KCNC1 gene encoding voltage-gated potassium channel KCNC1 isoform X4; the encoded protein is MGQGDESDRIVINVGGTRHQTYRSTLRTLPGTRLAWIAEPDAHSHFDYDPRTDEFFFDRHPGVFAHILNYYRTGKLHCPADVCGPLYEEELAFWGIDETDVEPCCWMTYRQHRDAEEALDSFGGAPLDSSADDGDADGTGDSGDGEEELEMTKRLALSDSPDGRSGGFWRRWQPRIWALFEDPYSSRYARYVAFASLFFILVSITTFCLETHERFNPIVNKTETEFTGNDTHVRHYREAETEAFLTYIEGVCVVWFTFEFLMRITFCPNKVEFIKNSLNIIDFVAILPFYLEVGLSGLSSKAAKDVLGFLRVVRFVRILRIFKLTRHFVGLRVLGHTLRASTNEFLLLIIFLALGVLIFATMIYYAERIGAKPNDPSASEHTHFKNIPIGFWWAVVTMTTLGYGDMYPQTWSGMLVGALCALAGVLTIAMPVPVIVNNFGMYYSLAMAKQKLPKKKKKHIPRPPQLGSPNYCKSVVNSPHHSTQSDTCPLAQEEILEINRADLCKESPVIAKYMPTEAVRVT
- the KCNC1 gene encoding voltage-gated potassium channel KCNC1 isoform X1 — encoded protein: MGQGDESDRIVINVGGTRHQTYRSTLRTLPGTRLAWIAEPDAHSHFDYDPRTDEFFFDRHPGVFAHILNYYRTGKLHCPADVCGPLYEEELAFWGIDETDVEPCCWMTYRQHRDAEEALDSFGGAPLDSSADDGDADGTGDSGDGEEELEMTKRLALSDSPDGRSGGFWRRWQPRIWALFEDPYSSRYARYVAFASLFFILVSITTFCLETHERFNPIVNKTETEFTGNDTHVRHYREAETEAFLTYIEGVCVVWFTFEFLMRITFCPNKVEFIKNSLNIIDFVAILPFYLEVGLSGLSSKAAKDVLGFLRVVRFVRILRIFKLTRHFVGLRVLGHTLRASTNEFLLLIIFLALGVLIFATMIYYAERIGAKPNDPSASEHTHFKNIPIGFWWAVVTMTTLGYGDMYPQTWSGMLVGALCALAGVLTIAMPVPVIVNNFGMYYSLAMAKQKLPKKKKKHIPRPPQLGSPNYCKSVVNSPHHSTQSDTCPLAQEEILEINRADSKLNGEVAKAALANEDCPHIDQAITPDEGLPFTRSGTRERYGPCFLLSTGEYPCPPDGGIRKGYEMSRSLNNIAGISGKAIGLSSVSAPYSSPSPVRRSWSPIPSIL
- the KCNC1 gene encoding voltage-gated potassium channel KCNC1 isoform X2, with translation MGQGDESDRIVINVGGTRHQTYRSTLRTLPGTRLAWIAEPDAHSHFDYDPRTDEFFFDRHPGVFAHILNYYRTGKLHCPADVCGPLYEEELAFWGIDETDVEPCCWMTYRQHRDAEEALDSFGGAPLDSSADDGDADGTGDSGDGEEELEMTKRLALSDSPDGRSGGFWRRWQPRIWALFEDPYSSRYARYVAFASLFFILVSITTFCLETHERFNPIVNKTETEFTGNDTHVRHYREAETEAFLTYIEGVCVVWFTFEFLMRITFCPNKVEFIKNSLNIIDFVAILPFYLEVGLSGLSSKAAKDVLGFLRVVRFVRILRIFKLTRHFVGLRVLGHTLRASTNEFLLLIIFLALGVLIFATMIYYAERIGAKPNDPSASEHTHFKNIPIGFWWAVVTMTTLGYGDMYPQTWSGMLVGALCALAGVLTIAMPVPVIVNNFGMYYSLAMAKQKLPKKKKKHIPRPPQLGSPNYCKSVVNSPHHSTQSDTCPLAQEEILEINRADSKLNGEVAKAALANEDCPHIDQAITPDEGLPFTRSGTRERYGPCFLLSTGEYPCPPDGGIRKDLCKESPVIAKYMPTEAVRVT
- the KCNC1 gene encoding voltage-gated potassium channel KCNC1 isoform X5 encodes the protein MGQGDESDRIVINVGGTRHQTYRSTLRTLPGTRLAWIAEPDAHSHFDYDPRTDEFFFDRHPGVFAHILNYYRTGKLHCPADVCGPLYEEELAFWGIDETDVEPCCWMTYRQHRDAEEALDSFGGAPLDSSADDGDADGTGDSGDGEEELEMTKRLALSDSPDGRSGGFWRRWQPRIWALFEDPYSSRYARYVAFASLFFILVSITTFCLETHERFNPIVNKTETEFTGNDTHVRHYREAETEAFLTYIEGVCVVWFTFEFLMRITFCPNKVEFIKNSLNIIDFVAILPFYLEVGLSGLSSKAAKDVLGFLRVVRFVRILRIFKLTRHFVGLRVLGHTLRASTNEFLLLIIFLALGVLIFATMIYYAERIGAKPNDPSASEHTHFKNIPIGFWWAVVTMTTLGYGDMYPQTWSGMLVGALCALAGVLTIAMPVPVIVNNFGMYYSLAMAKQKLPKKKKKHIPRPPQLGSPNYCKSVVNSPHHSTQSDTCPLAQEEILEINRAGNCRDYFPKKQKVSGTF